Proteins encoded in a region of the Scomber scombrus chromosome 16, fScoSco1.1, whole genome shotgun sequence genome:
- the kcng2 gene encoding potassium voltage-gated channel subfamily G member 2 → MYQEVAFLAGSTEHQFTTFHFNPVENPREVTANKGLFYKRAQLLLQPQPRQQDGDDTAAIINVGGIKYRIPWSTLDEFPLTRLGKLRSCSNEAEIMDVCDDYDCSRNEYFFDRSPSAFRTIVTFLAAGKLRLLREMCALSFQEELLYWGVEENNLDWCCLRKLRLRQEEYKEQQRLEEEEADLTSPQSCEESQQVPGTGSQEDNNTGGCMRQLRDMVENPHSGLPGKIFACLSVVFVAITAVTLCISTMPDLREEEERGECSQRCYNIFVLETVCVAWFSLEFLLRFIQTQSKCMFLRTPLNVIDVVAILPYYITLIVDSLSEGGKPAGSGNNYLEKVGLVLRVLRALRIFYVMRLARHSLGLQTLGLTVRRCTREFGLLLLFLCVAMALFSPLVFLAESEMGAKQEFTSIPGSYWWAVISMTTVGYGDMVPRSIPGQVVALSSILSGILLMAFPVTSIFHTFSRSYVELKEEQNRANRQKVDSQDSTKSQNSEDSQETDSYHGIAEAAASSVQRRKSMAAQRAAEIKASMQT, encoded by the exons ATGTACCAGGAGGTGGCATTCCTGGCAGGCAGCACTGAGCACCAGTTCACCACCTTCCATTTTAACCCTGTGGAGAACCCGCGAGAAGTCACTGCCAATAAGGGTTTGTTCTACAAGCGAGCCCAGCTCCTGCTACAGCCTCAGCCCCGCCAACAGGATGGAGATGACACGGCGGCCATTATTAATGTGGGGGGCATCAAGTACCGTATCCCCTGGTCCACACTGGATGAGTTTCCCTTGACGAGGCTGGGAAAGCTGCGCAGCTGCAGCAATGAGGCCGAGATCATGGACGTGTGTGACGACTACGACTGCAGCCGCAACGAGTATTTCTTTGACCGAAGTCCATCTGCTTTTCGCACCATTGTCACTTTCCTGGCAGCAGGAAAACTGCGGCTGCTGAGGGAGATGTGTGCCCTGTCCTTTCAGGAGGAACTGCTATACTGGGGGGTGGAGGAGAACAACCTGGACTGGTGTTGCCTCAGGAAGCTGCGGCTCCGGCAGGAGGAGTACAAGGAGCAGCAGAGGcttgaggaagaggaagccGATCTTACATCGCCACAGTCCTGTGAGGAGAGCCAGCAGGTTCCTGGAACAGGGTCACAGGAGGATAATAATACAGGGGGCTGCATGCGGCAACTGAGGGACATGGTGGAGAACCCCCATTCTGGCCTGCCGGGGAAGATCTTTGCCTGTCTGTCAGTTGTGTTTGTAGCCATCACCGCTGTGACGCTGTGTATCAGCACCATGCCAGACctcagagaagaggaggagagg GGTGAGTGCTCCCAGAGGTGCTATAACATCTTCGTGTTGGAGACGGTGTGTGTCGCCTGGTTCTCCCTGGAGTTCCTGCTGCGCTTCATTCAGACACAGAGCAAGTGTATGTTCCTGCGGACGCCTCTCAATGTTATCGATGTGGTGGCCATCCTTCCCTACTACATCACCCTCATTGTGGACTCTCTGTCAGAGGGAGGGAAACCTGCAGGCTCAGGGAACAACTATCTGGAGAAGGTGGGGCTAGTTCTCCGTGTCCTCCGAGCTTTACGGATCTTTTATGTGATGAGGTTGGCCCGCCATTCCTTAGGCTTGCAGACACTTGGTCTGACGGTGAGGCGGTGTACCCGCGAGTtcggcctgctgctgctgttcctgtGTGTGGCCATGGCCCTTTTCTCCCCACTGGTGTTCCTAGCTGAGAGCGAGATGGGCGCCAAGCAGGAGTTTACGAGCATCCCCGGGAGCTACTGGTGGGCAGTGATCTCCATGACCACGGTGGGCTACGGGGACATGGTGCCCAGAAGCATTCCAGGCCAGGTGGTGGCGCTCAGCAGCATCCTGAGCGGCATCCTCCTCATGGCATTCCCCGTCACATCTATCTTTCACACCTTCTCTCGCTCCTATGTTGAGCTGAAGGAGGAGCAGAACCGGGCAAATAGGCAGAAAGTGGACTCGCAGGACAGCACCAAGTCTCAGAATAGCGAAGACTCTCAGGAGACGGACAGCTACCACGGCATTGCAGAGGCTGCAGCTTCATCCGTGCAACGAAGGAAGTCCATGGCTGCTCAGAGGGCTGCTGAGATAAAAGCGTCCATGCAAACTTAG